In a genomic window of Oncorhynchus keta strain PuntledgeMale-10-30-2019 chromosome 26, Oket_V2, whole genome shotgun sequence:
- the LOC118382588 gene encoding ladderlectin-like, which yields MVASAADEESPCPTGWFQFNSRCFMFVQTARTWPEAERHCMFLGANLASVHSSVESQFLQAVVLIKTGDFPLTWIGGYDAVEANVEKDRLWFWSDGSTFDHQNWAKDEPNNYKGAREPCVQMNFGGKDAWNDELCGRRYPSVCSIRTC from the exons ATGGTGGCATCTGCAGCAGATGAAGAAAGCCCATGCCCCACAGGCTGGTTCCAGTTTAATTCACGCTGCTTCATGTTTGTCCAGACTGCAAGGACATGGCCTGAAGCAGAG CGCCACTGTATGTTCCTTGGAGCAAACCTGGCATCTGTGCACAGCTCTGTGGAGTCCCAATTTCTACAGGCGGTGGTGTTGATCAAGACTGGCGATTTCCCTCTGACCTGGATTGGAGGATATGATGCTGTTGAGGCAAATGTGGAAaag GACAGGCTATGGTTCTGGAGTGACGGATCTACATTTGATCACCAGAACTGGGCGAAAGACGAGCCCAATAACTATAAGGGTGCCAGAGAGCCATGTGTTCAGATGAACTTTGGAG GTAAAGATGCCTGGAATGATGAATTATGTGGAAGGAGATATCCCTCTGTGTGCTCCATAAGGACCTGTTAA